One genomic window of Devosia salina includes the following:
- a CDS encoding alpha/beta hydrolase → MRLGDVIEHPDFQGFGEHLLPRPGRLSDGEVTLDRIGDLLPYHSNVRPQELVQAFDRLAGDVRAGEQVFYSIYTPDEIAADPDKAATGIFLLRGEPDASFAIIAPGGGFSYVGTVHEGLPYATAISAAGLNAFVVRYRVGLGQQAATEDMARAISFTFEHANELGVSPSNYSVWGSSAGARMAALIGTHGPFAFGGDDLPKPSAVIMAYTSHADIGQSEPPTFVIMGGRDGIAPPSNMERRVALLRGMDTPVEFRIVAGVGHGFGTGLGTTAEGWISDAVTFWQAHASQAQNEN, encoded by the coding sequence ATGCGTCTCGGCGATGTTATCGAACACCCTGACTTCCAGGGCTTCGGCGAACATCTGCTGCCCCGGCCCGGCCGGCTCTCCGATGGGGAGGTGACGCTCGATCGGATCGGCGACCTTCTGCCCTATCACAGTAACGTTCGCCCCCAGGAACTGGTCCAGGCGTTCGATCGGCTGGCGGGGGACGTGCGCGCAGGTGAGCAGGTCTTCTATTCGATCTACACTCCCGACGAGATCGCGGCCGATCCCGACAAGGCCGCTACCGGTATTTTCCTGCTGCGCGGGGAGCCGGATGCATCATTCGCCATTATCGCGCCGGGTGGGGGCTTTTCCTATGTGGGCACCGTCCATGAGGGACTGCCCTATGCCACCGCAATCAGTGCTGCGGGACTGAATGCATTCGTCGTGCGCTATAGAGTCGGGCTGGGGCAACAGGCCGCCACAGAGGATATGGCCCGTGCCATTTCGTTCACCTTCGAGCACGCCAATGAACTGGGGGTGAGCCCATCCAACTATTCAGTCTGGGGCAGCTCCGCTGGCGCGCGCATGGCTGCGCTTATCGGCACCCACGGCCCTTTCGCATTCGGTGGCGATGACCTGCCCAAGCCCTCCGCGGTGATCATGGCCTATACCAGCCACGCCGATATCGGCCAGTCAGAACCACCTACCTTTGTCATCATGGGCGGACGCGATGGCATTGCGCCGCCCTCGAATATGGAGCGGCGTGTGGCGCTGCTGCGCGGCATGGATACGCCGGTCGAGTTCCGGATCGTGGCGGGTGTCGGCCATGGTTTCGGCACCGGCCTCGGCACTACCGCCGAGGGCTGGATCAGCGATGCCGTGACCTTCTGGCAGGCCCACGCTTCACAAGCACAGAATGAAAATTAG
- a CDS encoding aldo/keto reductase, with product MTVPNLTLNNGVEMPALGYGVFQTPPDETTTAVEEALRVGYRHIDTAAAYANERGVGDAIKRSGLTRDDVFIETKVWISDYGYDETLHSFEKSARKLGVEQIDLLILHQALPSAFDRTLEAYRALETLLADGKVRAIGVSNFMPEHLEQLLGVAKVVPAVNQIEVHPYFQQPRLQKMNREHGILSQAWSPIGGITFYRGGDKSTLEDPVILAIAAAHGKSAAQVMLRWHLQEGRSVIPKSVKPARIAENFDIFDFELTLDDVARIDGLDTGVRSGPAPEFITLENFGRVIPEE from the coding sequence ATGACAGTACCCAATCTGACCTTGAACAATGGCGTCGAGATGCCCGCGCTGGGCTACGGTGTCTTCCAGACGCCGCCCGACGAGACCACCACGGCCGTCGAGGAAGCCCTGCGCGTCGGCTACCGGCACATTGATACTGCCGCCGCCTATGCCAATGAACGTGGCGTCGGCGACGCGATCAAGCGGTCAGGCCTTACTCGGGACGACGTGTTCATCGAGACCAAGGTCTGGATTAGTGACTATGGCTATGACGAGACGCTTCACAGTTTTGAAAAGAGCGCGCGCAAGCTCGGTGTTGAGCAGATCGATCTACTGATCCTGCACCAGGCGCTGCCCTCTGCCTTCGATCGTACGCTGGAAGCGTATCGTGCTCTCGAAACGCTGCTTGCCGATGGAAAAGTCCGGGCAATCGGGGTGAGCAATTTCATGCCCGAGCACCTGGAACAGCTCCTCGGCGTGGCCAAGGTCGTGCCTGCGGTCAACCAGATCGAGGTCCATCCCTACTTCCAGCAGCCCCGGCTGCAGAAAATGAACCGGGAGCATGGCATTCTGTCACAGGCCTGGTCCCCCATCGGCGGGATCACGTTCTACCGTGGCGGCGACAAGAGCACGCTCGAAGACCCCGTCATCCTCGCCATCGCGGCGGCCCATGGAAAGTCAGCGGCGCAGGTCATGCTGCGCTGGCACCTGCAGGAAGGGCGCTCGGTCATTCCAAAGTCGGTCAAGCCTGCCCGTATCGCGGAGAATTTCGACATTTTCGATTTCGAGCTGACCCTGGACGACGTGGCCCGGATCGACGGGCTCGACACTGGCGTCCGCAGTGGCCCGGCGCCCGAGTTCATCACCCTCGAGAACTTCGGCCGCGTCATTCCGGAGGAGTGA